One part of the Desulfonema ishimotonii genome encodes these proteins:
- a CDS encoding BCCT family transporter, translating into MKKGDMVNGVSHMGIRKLLGSQLDKRVFFGATVLALPFLILGGLSPTLLDRISNTALGVLTRSWSWLYLISCSAFVLICLGIAVSPLGKIRLGKDDERPEFSFLSWFAMLFSAGMGIGLVFWGGAEPMYHYMSPPTGQGGTPEAARLAFEIFFFHWGLHAWGTYVVVGLSMAYFVFRKGKPAIVSACLSSLLGKRLTDGTGGNLINILAIWATIMGVVTSLGMGALQISSGLAHSTGLPAGPDTAAVIIAVITCLFIISAITGVSKGIRILSLLNVSLMVLLLAFFFFFGPFGYLMRTFGQALADYVTGLMPLSASLVLFDNPEWTRSWTVFYWAWWVAWAPFVGAFIARISRGRTVRQFILVVMIAPPLFSYIFSVGLGGTAVWLDLFQNAPIGEAVKQSIEVALFETLHHLPFYGLLVVFTNLLIASFFITSADSATYVISRFSTGGLETRDPGARLRLIIFWGVVLGSLAVVLIYSGGLKALQTASIVGAFPFLFVMYLLLIAVIRDMIREVRTSETC; encoded by the coding sequence ATGAAAAAAGGAGATATGGTGAACGGTGTGAGTCACATGGGAATCAGGAAACTGCTGGGCAGCCAACTGGACAAACGGGTTTTCTTCGGCGCGACTGTTTTAGCGCTCCCCTTTCTGATTCTGGGAGGACTCTCCCCGACCCTGCTGGACCGGATCAGCAACACGGCGCTGGGCGTTCTGACCCGCTCCTGGAGCTGGCTCTACCTGATCAGTTGCAGCGCCTTTGTCCTGATCTGCCTCGGTATCGCCGTATCGCCGCTGGGAAAAATCCGGCTGGGAAAAGATGACGAAAGACCCGAATTCAGCTTCCTGAGCTGGTTTGCCATGCTCTTTTCCGCAGGCATGGGCATCGGACTGGTCTTCTGGGGCGGGGCCGAACCCATGTATCACTACATGTCGCCGCCCACCGGACAGGGGGGCACCCCCGAAGCGGCCCGGCTGGCCTTTGAGATCTTCTTTTTTCACTGGGGACTCCACGCCTGGGGCACCTATGTGGTGGTGGGACTCTCCATGGCCTACTTCGTGTTCCGCAAGGGGAAACCGGCCATTGTCTCCGCGTGCCTGAGTTCCCTGCTGGGAAAGCGCCTGACCGACGGAACGGGCGGGAACCTGATCAACATCCTCGCCATCTGGGCCACCATCATGGGGGTTGTCACCTCCCTGGGCATGGGCGCGCTTCAGATCAGCAGTGGCCTGGCCCATTCCACCGGACTGCCCGCGGGGCCGGACACCGCTGCCGTGATCATCGCGGTCATCACCTGCCTGTTCATCATCTCCGCCATCACCGGCGTCAGCAAGGGCATCAGAATCCTGTCCCTGCTCAACGTCTCCCTGATGGTACTCCTGCTCGCCTTTTTCTTTTTCTTCGGGCCCTTCGGATACCTGATGAGAACCTTCGGGCAGGCCCTTGCGGATTATGTGACCGGACTGATGCCGCTCTCCGCCAGTCTGGTACTCTTTGACAACCCCGAATGGACCCGGAGCTGGACCGTCTTCTACTGGGCCTGGTGGGTGGCGTGGGCCCCCTTTGTGGGCGCGTTCATCGCACGGATTTCACGGGGACGGACGGTCCGGCAGTTCATCCTGGTGGTGATGATCGCCCCGCCCCTTTTTTCCTACATTTTTTCCGTGGGACTGGGCGGCACCGCGGTCTGGCTGGATCTTTTCCAGAATGCGCCCATCGGTGAGGCCGTAAAACAGAGCATTGAGGTGGCCCTGTTTGAGACGCTTCACCACCTGCCCTTTTACGGACTGCTGGTGGTCTTTACCAATCTGCTGATCGCCTCTTTTTTCATCACATCAGCCGATTCGGCCACCTACGTCATCAGCCGCTTCTCAACCGGTGGCCTGGAGACGAGAGATCCCGGGGCACGGCTTCGCCTGATTATCTTCTGGGGCGTGGTTCTGGGCAGTCTGGCCGTTGTCCTGATCTACTCCGGGGGCCTGAAGGCCCTGCAAACCGCATCCATCGTGGGCGCGTTCCCCTTCCTGTTTGTCATGTATCTGCTGCTGATCGCTGTGATCAGAGATATGATCAGGGAAGTCCGGACATCAGAAACATGCTGA
- a CDS encoding amidophosphoribosyltransferase, with protein MGGFFGVASQSDCVGDLYYGTDYHFHLGTRRGGMAVKNGKEIRRSIHNIENNYFRMEFEPDLAKFQNGRLGIGIISDFDAQPLVVGSHLGTFAIVTVGRIHNMDELRAKAFSRRKYFTEITGGETNATEMAAMLICEEDSFENGIRYAQEMIKGSCSMLVLTDDGIYAARDRLGRTPVVIGKKDGAYAAASESSAFPNLGYETEKFLGPGEIVFLTAEGCEQKTPPGDRMQICAFLWVYYGYPASEYEGINVEYIRNRCGAALARNDDAEIDVVSGIPDSGIGHALGYANERHIPYIRPFVKYTPTWPRSFMPQNQKMRDLVAKMKLIPIRKLITGKRILFCEDSIVRGTQLEENVQILFDYGAREVHMRPACPTLVYPCEFLNFSTSRSTLALAGRKVIHDLENGTDNHLEEYATCGTERNLEMIDRIRRRLKLTSLKYQRLDDLVEAIGLPKEKLCTHCWDGSGYF; from the coding sequence ATGGGGGGATTCTTCGGCGTTGCGTCGCAATCGGATTGTGTGGGTGATCTCTATTACGGTACGGATTACCACTTTCACCTCGGTACGAGGCGCGGCGGCATGGCTGTAAAAAACGGAAAAGAGATCAGGCGGTCGATCCACAATATCGAAAACAATTATTTCCGTATGGAATTTGAACCGGATCTGGCCAAATTCCAAAACGGCAGGCTGGGTATCGGCATTATCAGCGATTTTGATGCCCAGCCCCTGGTGGTGGGATCGCATTTGGGAACCTTTGCTATTGTGACCGTGGGCAGAATCCACAATATGGATGAACTCAGGGCAAAGGCGTTCAGCCGGCGGAAATATTTTACCGAGATCACGGGCGGGGAAACCAATGCCACGGAGATGGCCGCCATGCTGATCTGCGAGGAGGATTCTTTTGAAAACGGCATACGGTATGCCCAGGAGATGATCAAAGGCTCCTGCTCCATGCTGGTGCTGACCGATGACGGGATTTACGCGGCCAGGGACCGGCTGGGGCGAACCCCCGTTGTCATCGGCAAAAAAGACGGGGCGTACGCGGCCGCATCCGAGTCCTCGGCCTTTCCCAACCTGGGATATGAAACCGAGAAATTCCTGGGGCCGGGTGAGATCGTCTTCCTGACGGCAGAGGGATGCGAGCAAAAGACGCCGCCGGGAGACAGGATGCAGATCTGTGCATTTCTCTGGGTTTACTACGGATATCCGGCATCGGAATACGAAGGCATCAACGTGGAATACATCAGAAACCGGTGCGGCGCGGCTTTGGCCAGAAATGATGATGCGGAAATCGATGTTGTCTCTGGCATTCCCGATTCCGGCATCGGCCATGCCCTTGGATATGCCAATGAACGGCATATCCCCTATATCCGGCCTTTTGTCAAATATACCCCCACCTGGCCCAGAAGTTTCATGCCACAGAACCAGAAAATGCGGGATCTGGTGGCCAAAATGAAGCTGATTCCCATCCGAAAGCTCATCACCGGCAAGCGGATTCTTTTCTGCGAGGATTCCATTGTCCGGGGAACCCAGCTTGAGGAAAATGTCCAGATCCTGTTTGATTACGGGGCCAGGGAAGTCCACATGCGGCCGGCCTGCCCGACCCTGGTCTATCCCTGCGAATTCCTCAATTTTTCCACTTCCCGCTCTACCCTGGCCCTGGCCGGACGTAAGGTGATTCACGATCTTGAAAACGGCACCGACAACCATCTTGAAGAATACGCCACATGCGGCACCGAGCGGAACCTGGAGATGATCGACCGTATCCGGCGGCGTCTGAAACTGACATCCCTGAAATATCAGAGGCTGGATGATCTGGTGGAGGCCATCGGCCTGCCCAAGGAGAAGCTCTGCACCCATTGCTGGGACGGGAGCGGATATTTTTAA
- a CDS encoding amino acid ABC transporter ATP-binding protein translates to MIDVQHIYKTFLVPHEVQALVDVSLKIKPGEVVVVIGPSGSGKSTFIRCLNHLEVPDRGHIFIEGEDILDPKTDINKVRAEVGMVFQSFNLFPHKTVADNVTLAQRVVRKRSADEATKKTMMLLDKVGIKDKAKVYPDQLSGGQQQRVAIARALSMDPKVMLFDEPTSALDPEMVGEVLDVMKTLAKEGMTMVVVTHEMGFAKEVADRVIFMDHGAVVEENTPHEFFRNPDSDRTRLFLSQIL, encoded by the coding sequence GTGATTGACGTTCAGCATATTTATAAAACATTTTTGGTTCCCCATGAGGTGCAGGCGCTTGTGGACGTCTCTCTTAAAATCAAACCCGGCGAGGTGGTGGTGGTCATCGGGCCGTCCGGGTCGGGGAAGAGTACGTTTATCCGGTGTCTGAACCATCTGGAAGTGCCGGACAGGGGCCATATTTTCATCGAGGGGGAGGACATTCTCGACCCGAAAACCGATATCAACAAGGTCCGGGCCGAGGTGGGCATGGTCTTTCAGTCCTTCAACCTCTTTCCCCATAAGACGGTGGCGGACAATGTCACCCTGGCCCAGCGCGTGGTGCGCAAGCGCTCCGCAGATGAGGCCACGAAAAAGACGATGATGCTGCTGGACAAGGTCGGCATAAAAGACAAGGCAAAGGTCTACCCGGATCAGCTTTCCGGCGGGCAGCAGCAGCGGGTCGCCATTGCCCGCGCCCTATCCATGGACCCCAAGGTGATGCTGTTTGACGAGCCGACATCGGCTCTGGACCCGGAGATGGTGGGCGAGGTGCTGGACGTGATGAAAACGCTTGCCAAAGAGGGGATGACGATGGTGGTGGTGACCCATGAGATGGGGTTTGCCAAAGAGGTGGCCGACCGGGTGATTTTCATGGATCACGGCGCTGTGGTGGAGGAAAATACGCCCCATGAATTCTTCAGAAATCCTGACAGCGACCGGACCCGGCTTTTCCTGAGCCAGATTCTCTGA
- a CDS encoding methyltetrahydrofolate cobalamin methyltransferase, producing MIIIGELINASRKAIGAAIEAQDADAIKKVATDQAEAGANYIDVNAGIFVGKEPEYLKWLTETVQEVTDVPCAIDSPDPRAIEAALEVHKGTPMINSISLEKDRYDNLMPVVAGTDYKVIALCMSDDGMPETVEDRLKIADELVNGLVKNNVKVENIFVDPLVQPMSVNNQFGVEFVNSVEAIMTRFPGIHTACGLSNISYGLPSRKFMNQTFMVMAISKGLDGAIMNPLDKKMIANIIAAEALAGKDNFCMNYLKAFRAGTFEV from the coding sequence ATGATCATCATCGGAGAACTGATTAACGCCTCCCGCAAGGCCATCGGCGCGGCAATCGAGGCACAGGATGCGGATGCCATTAAGAAAGTCGCCACGGATCAGGCCGAAGCCGGTGCAAATTATATTGACGTAAACGCCGGAATTTTCGTGGGCAAAGAGCCGGAATACCTGAAATGGCTGACCGAGACGGTTCAGGAAGTGACCGACGTTCCCTGCGCCATTGACAGCCCGGACCCCAGAGCCATCGAGGCGGCGCTTGAGGTGCATAAGGGTACGCCCATGATCAACTCCATCTCGCTGGAAAAAGACCGGTACGATAACCTGATGCCGGTGGTTGCGGGCACGGATTACAAGGTGATTGCCCTGTGTATGAGCGATGACGGAATGCCGGAGACCGTGGAAGACCGCCTGAAGATCGCAGATGAGCTGGTCAACGGTCTGGTGAAAAACAATGTGAAAGTGGAAAACATTTTCGTGGACCCGCTGGTGCAGCCCATGTCTGTGAACAACCAGTTCGGCGTGGAGTTCGTCAATTCCGTGGAGGCCATTATGACGCGCTTTCCCGGCATCCACACGGCCTGCGGCCTCTCCAACATCTCCTACGGGCTGCCCTCGAGAAAATTCATGAACCAGACCTTTATGGTCATGGCCATTTCAAAGGGTCTGGACGGGGCCATCATGAACCCGCTGGATAAGAAAATGATCGCGAATATCATTGCGGCCGAAGCGCTGGCTGGTAAAGACAATTTCTGCATGAATTATCTGAAGGCGTTCCGGGCAGGGACGTTTGAGGTGTAG
- a CDS encoding RNA-guided endonuclease InsQ/TnpB family protein, with product MRRVSEISAEAARCWNDITETANSFYLSHKKWMSKGDIQKAVKGGYALHSQTVQALTDRFCGNRETAARLRRNGDRKARYPYRTKRFVTIPFKKAAIRYDRDGELILTLAKGNRLRTGFVPEEGTVIRTAELVWNGAGNYNLHYTFGVPEPELLKNGLSAGIDIGEIHPVALVCEDGDGLIVSGRLIRSVKQWRNKVLAKLSKQISRCEKGSRKFKKYVRAKARLRQKTDRQIRDMLHKATRMAADFCSAKGIAEIVVGDLRGVEKNTRKKKRLGRKSRQKVSQMEYGKITSYLNYKAKERGISFVRKNERNTTKECPGCGCHNICAGRNYRCEKCGWEGHRDGKGAFMILRKKYPDTPLPEIGIFFRQVFPFFKKSIAGC from the coding sequence GTGCGGAGAGTTTCCGAGATCAGTGCCGAGGCTGCAAGATGTTGGAATGACATCACGGAAACTGCGAACTCTTTTTATCTCAGTCATAAAAAATGGATGAGCAAGGGGGATATTCAGAAAGCCGTAAAGGGCGGATATGCCCTGCATTCCCAGACTGTTCAGGCACTGACAGACAGGTTCTGCGGAAACCGGGAGACTGCGGCCCGGCTGCGCCGGAACGGAGACAGAAAAGCCCGTTATCCGTACAGGACAAAGCGGTTTGTCACAATCCCTTTTAAAAAGGCGGCGATCCGGTATGACAGAGACGGGGAACTGATTCTCACTCTGGCTAAGGGGAACCGGCTGAGAACCGGATTTGTGCCGGAGGAGGGCACGGTCATCAGAACCGCCGAACTCGTATGGAACGGAGCCGGGAACTACAATCTCCATTATACCTTCGGAGTCCCGGAACCTGAGCTTCTGAAAAACGGTCTGAGTGCCGGTATCGACATCGGAGAGATTCATCCGGTTGCGCTGGTCTGCGAGGACGGGGACGGCCTGATCGTGTCCGGCAGACTGATCCGATCCGTGAAACAGTGGCGAAACAAGGTTCTGGCAAAACTGTCGAAGCAGATATCCCGGTGCGAAAAGGGAAGTCGGAAGTTTAAGAAATATGTGCGGGCAAAGGCACGGCTGAGACAGAAGACCGATCGGCAGATCCGGGACATGCTGCACAAGGCCACCCGTATGGCTGCGGATTTCTGTTCGGCAAAGGGGATTGCCGAGATCGTTGTCGGTGATCTGAGAGGAGTTGAAAAGAATACCCGGAAGAAAAAACGTCTGGGAAGAAAGTCGCGGCAGAAGGTTTCCCAGATGGAATACGGGAAAATCACATCTTATCTGAACTACAAAGCAAAGGAGCGCGGAATCTCTTTTGTCAGGAAAAATGAGAGAAATACGACAAAAGAGTGCCCCGGATGCGGATGCCACAACATCTGCGCGGGCCGGAATTACAGGTGCGAAAAATGCGGATGGGAGGGACACAGGGACGGCAAGGGCGCGTTCATGATCCTGAGAAAAAAATACCCGGACACGCCGCTGCCGGAGATCGGCATATTTTTCCGACAGGTGTTCCCCTTTTTTAAAAAAAGTATCGCAGGCTGCTGA
- a CDS encoding type II toxin-antitoxin system RelE/ParE family toxin, which translates to MIQSFKNKATEDIFNGKITKAAMKACPKNLWRIATRKLDQLDSVLSLVELRIPPGNRLKSLTDDRKGQYSIRINNQYRICFEWTESGPARVEITDYH; encoded by the coding sequence ATGATACAGTCATTCAAAAACAAAGCGACTGAGGATATCTTTAACGGCAAGATCACAAAAGCCGCCATGAAAGCCTGTCCTAAAAATTTATGGAGAATAGCAACACGGAAACTTGATCAGCTTGACTCCGTATTGTCCCTTGTTGAGCTTCGGATTCCTCCGGGTAACCGTTTGAAATCACTCACAGATGACCGGAAAGGACAGTACAGCATACGAATCAACAACCAGTATCGCATCTGTTTTGAATGGACTGAAAGCGGACCGGCCCGTGTGGAAATCACGGATTACCATTAA
- a CDS encoding corrinoid protein encodes MAINDIFQAVLTFDEAKVKELTQAEVDAGSDIDSVLNDGLISAMDEVGAKFSAGELFVPEMLMAAQAMKGGLEILKPLLGSGATESKGTVVIGTVKGDLHDIGKNLVSMMMEGAGFNVVDLGVDVDAEKFVQAAKDNNAAVVALSALLTTTMPAMEATVNAIKEAGISAKTIIGGAPVTQAFADQINADGYSDDAPSAVELARKLMAA; translated from the coding sequence ATGGCAATTAACGATATTTTCCAGGCAGTACTGACATTCGACGAGGCAAAAGTAAAAGAACTGACCCAGGCAGAGGTTGACGCCGGTTCGGATATTGACAGCGTTCTCAACGACGGGCTGATCTCCGCAATGGACGAAGTGGGTGCGAAGTTTTCCGCAGGCGAGCTGTTCGTGCCGGAGATGCTCATGGCGGCCCAGGCCATGAAGGGCGGGCTGGAAATTCTGAAACCCCTTCTGGGCAGCGGCGCGACCGAGTCCAAGGGCACTGTTGTCATCGGCACCGTCAAGGGCGACCTGCATGATATCGGCAAGAATCTGGTCTCCATGATGATGGAGGGAGCCGGGTTCAATGTTGTGGATCTGGGCGTGGACGTGGATGCCGAGAAGTTTGTCCAGGCCGCCAAGGACAACAATGCTGCGGTTGTGGCCCTGTCCGCCCTGCTGACCACCACCATGCCCGCAATGGAAGCGACTGTTAACGCCATTAAGGAAGCTGGTATCTCCGCCAAGACCATCATCGGCGGCGCACCCGTGACCCAGGCTTTTGCCGATCAGATCAACGCGGACGGCTACAGCGACGACGCCCCCAGCGCGGTCGAGCTGGCCCGGAAGCTGATGGCTGCGTAA
- a CDS encoding HigA family addiction module antitoxin produces the protein MIRIPTHRTPTHPGEILSEDFLKPMGLTQRQVANAIRVPYQRVNEIINGRRGITPSTALRLSKFFGTSAAFWMNLQLRWDLYFVQKSEADALNTIRPFAARQHSAP, from the coding sequence ATGATCCGCATCCCCACCCATCGTACTCCCACACATCCGGGAGAAATTTTATCCGAAGATTTTCTGAAACCCATGGGCCTGACCCAGAGGCAGGTTGCCAATGCAATCCGTGTTCCCTATCAGAGGGTCAATGAAATTATCAATGGCCGAAGAGGTATAACGCCGAGCACAGCCCTGCGGCTTTCAAAATTTTTCGGAACTTCGGCGGCGTTCTGGATGAATCTGCAACTCAGATGGGATTTGTATTTTGTCCAGAAATCCGAAGCAGATGCCCTGAACACCATCAGACCATTTGCCGCCCGTCAGCACTCAGCCCCATAA
- the carB gene encoding carbamoyl-phosphate synthase large subunit: MPGRDDINKILIIGSGPIIIGQACEFDYSGTQACKALRSLGYEVVLVNSNPATIMTDPETANITYIEPLNIQFLTEIIERERPDALLPNLGGQSGLNLSSELYRSGVLEKYGVKMIGVNVDAIKRGEDRLAFKQTMERLGIEMPRSEIVTTVGDAEEIAEKLGYPVVIRPAYTMGGTGGGLVYNVEELRTVTARGLSASLVGQVLVEESVLGWEELELEVVRDAKNQMITVCFIENVDAMGVHTGDSYCTAPMLTISPELQKRLQDYSYAIVEAIEVIGGTNVQFAHNPETGRVVVIEINPRTSRSSALASKATGFPIARVSSLLAGGLTMDEIPYWRDGTLEKYTPSGDYVVVKFARWAFEKFKGVEDKLGTQMRAVGEAMSIGKNYKEAFQKAIRSLETGRYGLGFAKDFNTRSLNDLMGMLVSPSSERQFIMYEALRKGADIGELHRITHIKAWFIEQMKELVDLEEEILAHKGKTLPDDLLIRAKKDGFSDRYLSDILDVPEAEIREKREKLEIIEAYEPIPVSGVEDAAYYYSTYNAPDRVPVSDRKKIMVLGGGPNRIGQGIEFDYCCVHAAFAIRAAEYESIMVNCNPETVSTDYDTSDKLYFEPLTVEDVLSIYEKEKPEGVIVQFGGQTPLNIAGELAAAGVNILGTSTDTIDLAEDRERFSEVMQKLGIPQPESGMASTIDEAIGIAGEIGYPLMVRPSYVLGGRAMEVVHNEEMLRRYMEAAVDVSPDRPILIDKFLDNAIEAEADAISDGTEALVPAVMEHIELAGIHSGDSACVIPPVSIAPKHIDTINEYTRKIAVELNVVGLMNIQYAIHENTVYVLEANPRASRTVPIVSKVCNISMARLATQIMLGKTLAELALKPKPVPHYGVKESVFPFNMFPEVDPLLGPEMRSTGEVLGLSHSYGRAFFKAQEATQTALPLEGTVMFTIADRDKSAALEPVRLFRDLGFRIMTTSGTHEFLKEKGIETIPVKKLGYGRPHLVDAIKNGDVDLLVNTPSGGKSSHESGDIRRTAIRYKIPYITTTAAAIAAAKGIAARRDGKPKIRSLQEYHGDIG; this comes from the coding sequence ATGCCCGGAAGAGATGACATAAACAAGATCCTCATTATCGGCTCCGGCCCCATTATTATCGGTCAGGCATGTGAGTTTGACTATTCCGGAACCCAGGCCTGCAAGGCCCTCAGGTCCCTCGGCTATGAAGTGGTGCTGGTCAATTCCAACCCGGCCACCATCATGACCGATCCGGAAACCGCCAATATCACCTATATCGAACCCCTGAATATCCAATTTCTCACGGAAATCATCGAGCGGGAACGGCCGGACGCCCTGCTGCCCAACCTGGGGGGACAGTCCGGGCTGAATCTCTCTTCCGAGCTTTACCGGTCCGGCGTCCTGGAAAAATACGGGGTGAAGATGATCGGCGTCAATGTGGACGCCATCAAAAGAGGAGAGGACCGGCTGGCCTTCAAACAGACCATGGAGCGGCTGGGCATCGAGATGCCCCGGAGTGAAATCGTCACCACGGTGGGGGATGCGGAAGAGATCGCGGAAAAACTGGGATACCCGGTGGTGATCCGGCCGGCCTACACCATGGGCGGAACCGGCGGCGGCCTGGTCTACAACGTGGAAGAGCTTCGCACCGTGACCGCCCGGGGACTTTCGGCCAGCCTGGTCGGCCAGGTGCTGGTGGAGGAATCGGTTCTGGGATGGGAAGAGCTGGAACTGGAAGTGGTGCGGGATGCCAAAAATCAGATGATTACGGTCTGTTTCATTGAAAATGTGGATGCCATGGGCGTTCATACCGGTGACAGTTATTGCACGGCCCCCATGCTGACCATTTCCCCGGAGCTTCAGAAACGGCTCCAGGATTATTCCTACGCCATTGTGGAAGCCATCGAGGTGATCGGCGGCACCAATGTCCAGTTCGCCCATAACCCGGAAACCGGACGGGTGGTGGTCATTGAGATCAATCCCCGGACCTCCCGGTCCTCGGCCCTGGCCTCCAAGGCTACCGGATTTCCCATTGCACGGGTCTCCTCCCTGCTGGCCGGCGGGCTGACTATGGATGAAATTCCCTATTGGCGGGACGGCACCCTGGAAAAATACACCCCTTCGGGAGATTACGTCGTCGTCAAGTTTGCCCGGTGGGCCTTTGAAAAATTCAAGGGCGTGGAGGACAAACTGGGGACCCAGATGCGGGCCGTGGGCGAGGCCATGAGCATCGGCAAAAATTACAAGGAAGCCTTTCAGAAAGCCATCCGAAGCCTTGAAACCGGCCGGTACGGCCTGGGATTTGCCAAGGATTTCAACACCCGTTCCCTCAATGATCTCATGGGTATGCTCGTATCTCCGTCCAGCGAGCGCCAGTTCATCATGTATGAAGCCCTTCGCAAGGGAGCGGATATCGGGGAACTCCACCGGATCACCCATATCAAGGCGTGGTTTATCGAACAGATGAAAGAACTGGTGGATCTGGAGGAAGAAATATTGGCGCATAAGGGAAAAACCCTGCCGGATGACCTGCTGATCCGGGCCAAGAAAGACGGCTTCTCGGACCGGTATCTTTCCGACATCCTTGACGTGCCGGAAGCGGAAATCCGGGAAAAACGCGAAAAGCTGGAGATCATTGAGGCATATGAACCCATCCCGGTAAGCGGCGTGGAAGATGCAGCCTATTATTATTCCACCTACAACGCGCCGGACCGGGTGCCAGTCAGCGACCGGAAGAAGATCATGGTTCTCGGGGGCGGCCCCAACCGGATCGGCCAGGGCATCGAATTCGACTATTGCTGCGTTCACGCGGCCTTTGCCATCCGGGCTGCGGAATATGAGTCCATCATGGTCAACTGCAACCCGGAAACCGTATCCACCGACTACGACACCTCGGACAAGCTCTATTTCGAACCCCTCACCGTGGAAGACGTGCTGAGCATCTACGAAAAAGAGAAACCCGAGGGCGTCATTGTCCAGTTCGGGGGCCAGACGCCGTTGAACATTGCAGGCGAACTTGCGGCGGCCGGCGTCAATATCCTCGGCACCTCCACCGATACCATTGATCTGGCCGAGGACCGGGAGCGGTTCAGCGAGGTCATGCAGAAACTGGGGATTCCCCAGCCCGAATCCGGCATGGCCAGCACCATTGACGAAGCCATCGGGATTGCCGGTGAAATCGGGTATCCCCTCATGGTCCGGCCCTCTTATGTGCTGGGCGGGCGCGCAATGGAGGTCGTTCACAATGAAGAGATGCTCCGCCGGTATATGGAAGCGGCAGTTGACGTCTCCCCGGACCGGCCCATCCTCATTGACAAATTCCTGGACAACGCCATTGAAGCCGAGGCCGACGCCATTTCCGACGGCACCGAAGCCCTGGTGCCGGCAGTCATGGAGCATATCGAGCTGGCCGGGATCCACTCGGGTGATTCGGCCTGCGTGATTCCGCCCGTGAGCATCGCGCCCAAACATATTGACACCATCAATGAGTATACCCGGAAAATCGCCGTGGAACTGAACGTGGTGGGCCTGATGAACATCCAGTACGCCATCCACGAGAACACGGTCTATGTCCTTGAGGCCAACCCCAGGGCATCACGCACAGTGCCCATTGTCTCCAAGGTCTGCAATATCTCTATGGCCCGCCTGGCCACCCAGATCATGCTGGGAAAAACTTTGGCGGAACTGGCGCTGAAACCAAAACCCGTTCCCCATTACGGGGTCAAGGAATCAGTCTTCCCCTTCAATATGTTCCCGGAAGTGGACCCCCTGCTGGGGCCGGAAATGCGCAGCACCGGTGAGGTGCTGGGGCTTTCCCATTCCTATGGCCGGGCATTTTTCAAGGCCCAGGAAGCCACCCAGACGGCGCTTCCCCTAGAAGGCACGGTCATGTTCACCATTGCCGACCGGGATAAATCCGCAGCCCTGGAACCGGTCCGCCTGTTCCGGGATCTGGGTTTCCGCATCATGACTACCAGCGGCACTCATGAATTCCTGAAGGAAAAAGGGATTGAAACCATCCCGGTCAAAAAACTGGGATACGGACGTCCCCATCTTGTGGATGCCATTAAAAACGGTGATGTGGACCTGCTCGTCAATACGCCCAGCGGCGGGAAAAGCAGCCACGAAAGCGGCGATATCCGGAGAACCGCCATCAGATACAAGATTCCGTATATCACCACCACAGCCGCCGCCATCGCGGCAGCTAAGGGCATCGCCGCGAGAAGGGACGGAAAGCCCAAGATCCGGTCACTTCAGGAATATCACGGGGATATCGGATAG
- a CDS encoding dihydropteroate synthase, translated as MPVVAGTDYKVIALCMSDDGMPETVEDRLKIAGELVNGLVKNNVKMENIFVDPLVQPMSGNNSFGVEFVNSVEAIMTKFPGIHTACGLSNISYGLPARKFMNQTFMVMAIAKGLDGAIMNPLDKKMIANIIAAEALAGKDNFCMNYLKAFRAGKFDL; from the coding sequence ATGCCGGTGGTTGCGGGCACGGATTACAAGGTGATCGCCCTGTGCATGAGCGATGACGGAATGCCGGAAACTGTGGAAGACCGCCTGAAGATCGCAGGCGAGTTGGTTAACGGGCTGGTGAAGAACAATGTGAAGATGGAAAACATCTTTGTGGACCCGCTGGTGCAGCCCATGTCCGGGAACAATTCCTTCGGTGTGGAATTTGTCAACTCCGTGGAAGCCATTATGACGAAATTCCCCGGCATCCACACGGCCTGCGGCCTCTCCAACATTTCCTACGGGCTGCCCGCACGGAAGTTCATGAACCAGACCTTCATGGTCATGGCCATTGCCAAGGGCCTGGACGGGGCCATCATGAACCCGCTGGATAAAAAAATGATCGCCAATATCATCGCGGCCGAAGCGCTGGCCGGGAAGGATAATTTCTGCATGAATTATCTGAAGGCCTTCCGGGCAGGGAAGTTTGATCTGTAA